The following are encoded in a window of Diorhabda sublineata isolate icDioSubl1.1 chromosome 3, icDioSubl1.1, whole genome shotgun sequence genomic DNA:
- the LOC130442082 gene encoding solute carrier family 25 member 44, with amino-acid sequence MDFYSLVPEGSDDNKIIRTIEWDMMDKTKFFPLSMLSSFSVRCALYPLTLIKTRLQIQKHNDLYTGIFDAYGKIYRYEGFSGLYRGFWVSSVQIVSGVFYISTYEGVRHILHKKKVHSSLRALIAGGCASLVGQTIIVPFDVLSQHLMMMGVNGREEKAFNHLGIKIQSNKSKFALTIDVMKHIFKMDGIAGFYRGYWASLSAYVPNSALWWGFYHFYQDQLFYVLPSWFSHLLLQSISGTLGGFTTTVLTNPLDVVRARLQVQRIGSMRTAFRDLWVEEGLNMFTKGLSARLIQSATFSFSIIVGYETIKRISVNEEYKQFVKW; translated from the exons atggatttttattcGCTGGTTCCTGAAGGTAGCGatgacaataaaataataaggaCCATAGAATGGGATATGATGGACAAAACGAAATTTTTCCCATTATCCATGCTGAGTTCATTTAGCGTTAGATGTGCACTTTATCctttaacattaataaaaactaGGTTACAAATTCAAAAGCACAATGATTTATACACGG GTATATTTGACGCCTACGGTAAAATATATAGGTATGAAGGATTTTCTGGTCTATATAGGGGATTTTGGGTATCTTCTGTACAAATTGTTAGTG GTGTATTTTATATCTCAACCTATGAAGGAGTGAGACATATTTTACACAAGAAAAAAGTACATTCTAGTTTAAGAGCCCTTATAGCTGGAGGATGCGCCTCATTAGTTGGTCAAACTATTATAGTACCTTTTGATGTACTTAGTCAACATCTAATGATGATGGGAGTTAACGGTAGAGaggaaaaa gCTTTTAACCATTTGGgaataaaaattcaatcaaataaaagtaaatttgcTTTAACAATAGATGTAATGAAACACATATTTAAAATGGATGGTATTGCTGGTTTTTATAGGGGCTATTGGGCAAGTTTATCTGCCTATGTTCCAAACTCAGCTTTATGGTGGGGATTCTACCACTTTTATCAAG acCAATTATTTTATGTACTGCCCAGTTGGTTCTCCCATCTCCTCCTTCAAAGTATCTCCGGAACATTAGGTGGATTTACTACAACAGTTTTAACGAATCCATTAGATGTAGTTAGAGCAAGGTTACAAGTCCAAAGAATAGGTTCAATGCGCACAGCATTTAGAGATTTATGGGTAGAAGAAGGTCTCAATATGTTCACCAAAGGTCTAAGTGCAAGACTTATACAATCGGCCACGTTTAGTTTTAGTATAATAGTTGGTTATGAAACAATTAAAAGAATATCAGTTAATGAAgaatataaacaatttgttaAATGGTGA